One Rosa chinensis cultivar Old Blush chromosome 3, RchiOBHm-V2, whole genome shotgun sequence DNA window includes the following coding sequences:
- the LOC112191678 gene encoding universal stress protein A-like protein isoform X1, translating to MADVAEKERKILVAVDEGEESMYALSWCLKNVVSQNSKDTLILVYVKPPKAVYMPLDGTGTREGPSGYMFSTDIFAAMEKYSGQVASSVVEKAKKMCRDVLPELDVKVETRVENGDPRDVICHLVEQIAADVLVMGSHGYGLIKRAFLGSVSNHCAQNAKCPVLIVKKPKTNCGSK from the exons ATGGCTGACGTGGCGGAGAAAGAGCGGAAGATCCTGGTGGCCGTCGACGAGGGCGAGGAGAGCATGTATGCTCTCTCCTGGTGCCTCAAGAACGTGGTTTCTCAAAATTCCAAGGATACCCTTATCCTGGTCTACGTTAAGCCCCCGAAAGCTGTGTACATGCCCCTAGATGGCACAGGTACGAGAGAGGGTCCGTCAG GGTATATGTTTTCGACTGATATTTTTGCGGCGATGGAGAAGTACAGCGGCCAGGTGGCCAGCTCCGTCGTCGAGAAGGCCAAGAAGATGTGCAGGGATGTTCTTCCTGAGCTGGAT GTTAAGGTGGAGACGAGAGTAGAGAATGGTGATCCGAGGGATGTGATTTGCCATCTGGTGGAGCAGATCGCTGCCGATGTTCTTGTCATGGGCAGTCATGGCTATGGTCTCATCAAGAG GGCTTTCCTTGGAAGTGTGAGCAACCACTGTGCACAGAATGCGAAGTGTCCTGTGTTGATTGTGAAGAAGCCGAAAACAAATTGTGGGAGCAAATga
- the LOC112191676 gene encoding cyclic phosphodiesterase, whose protein sequence is MPISPEQEALEAQKDAQEMHRYAVWGLLPENANTRIKKVMEALREEYGGPEIEPHITIVGSCLMTEDEAIGSFREGCNSVKQIYCKVENFETSKFYFQCLSLVMEITEDLKAQTRWFAGCMNRPFPAMPHLSLLYGNLTDEEKKKAKEKVLAMDESIAGLTFLLSRMALYRVNFADRTQKSWERILEGHLRVN, encoded by the exons ATGCCAATTAGCCCTGAACAAGAAGCTCTTGAAGCGCAGAAGGATGCGCAGGAAATGCACAGGTATGCGGTATGGGGCCTCCTACCAGAGAATGCGAACAcaaggatcaagaaggtgatGGAGGCGCTCCGGGAAGAATATGGTGGGCCGGAGATCGAGCCCCACATCACCATAGTCGGATCCTGCCTAATGACGGAAGATGAAGCGATCGGCTCATTTAGAGAAGGTTGTAACTCGGTCAAGCAAATCTATTGCAAAGTCGAAAACTTCGAGACTAGTAAATTCTATTTCCAGTGTCTTTCTCTCGTCATGGAAATAACCGAGGAC ctAAAGGCTCAAACTCGTTGGTTTGCCGGTTGCATGAATCGCCCCTTCC CTGCTATGCCACATTTGAGCCTCCTATATGGGAATTTGACagatgaagagaaaaaaaaagctaaAGAGAAAGTTCTTGCTATGGATGAGAGCATTGCTGGACTAACATTCCTCTTAAGTAGGATGGCATTGTACAGAGTCAACTTTGCTGATAGAACTCAAAAATCCTGGGAGAGGATTCTTGAGGGCCACCTTCGAGTCAACTGA
- the LOC112191678 gene encoding universal stress protein A-like protein isoform X3 — protein MADVAEKERKILVAVDEGEESMYALSWCLKNVVSQNSKDTLILVYVKPPKAVYMPLDGTGTREGPSGYMFSTDIFAAMEKYSGQVASSVVEKAKKMCRDVLPELDVKVETRVENGDPRDVICHLVEQIAADVLVMGSHGYGLIKR, from the exons ATGGCTGACGTGGCGGAGAAAGAGCGGAAGATCCTGGTGGCCGTCGACGAGGGCGAGGAGAGCATGTATGCTCTCTCCTGGTGCCTCAAGAACGTGGTTTCTCAAAATTCCAAGGATACCCTTATCCTGGTCTACGTTAAGCCCCCGAAAGCTGTGTACATGCCCCTAGATGGCACAGGTACGAGAGAGGGTCCGTCAG GGTATATGTTTTCGACTGATATTTTTGCGGCGATGGAGAAGTACAGCGGCCAGGTGGCCAGCTCCGTCGTCGAGAAGGCCAAGAAGATGTGCAGGGATGTTCTTCCTGAGCTGGAT GTTAAGGTGGAGACGAGAGTAGAGAATGGTGATCCGAGGGATGTGATTTGCCATCTGGTGGAGCAGATCGCTGCCGATGTTCTTGTCATGGGCAGTCATGGCTATGGTCTCATCAAGAGGTAG
- the LOC112191678 gene encoding universal stress protein A-like protein isoform X2, with product MADVAEKERKILVAVDEGEESMYALSWCLKNVVSQNSKDTLILVYVKPPKAVYMPLDGTGYMFSTDIFAAMEKYSGQVASSVVEKAKKMCRDVLPELDVKVETRVENGDPRDVICHLVEQIAADVLVMGSHGYGLIKRAFLGSVSNHCAQNAKCPVLIVKKPKTNCGSK from the exons ATGGCTGACGTGGCGGAGAAAGAGCGGAAGATCCTGGTGGCCGTCGACGAGGGCGAGGAGAGCATGTATGCTCTCTCCTGGTGCCTCAAGAACGTGGTTTCTCAAAATTCCAAGGATACCCTTATCCTGGTCTACGTTAAGCCCCCGAAAGCTGTGTACATGCCCCTAGATGGCACAG GGTATATGTTTTCGACTGATATTTTTGCGGCGATGGAGAAGTACAGCGGCCAGGTGGCCAGCTCCGTCGTCGAGAAGGCCAAGAAGATGTGCAGGGATGTTCTTCCTGAGCTGGAT GTTAAGGTGGAGACGAGAGTAGAGAATGGTGATCCGAGGGATGTGATTTGCCATCTGGTGGAGCAGATCGCTGCCGATGTTCTTGTCATGGGCAGTCATGGCTATGGTCTCATCAAGAG GGCTTTCCTTGGAAGTGTGAGCAACCACTGTGCACAGAATGCGAAGTGTCCTGTGTTGATTGTGAAGAAGCCGAAAACAAATTGTGGGAGCAAATga